GAATACTCATACCAATTGATGATATCGGAATTTCAGATGTGGTGGTAGTGGTATAGGATGGAGAAGTGTAAGTAGTTAATGTTGTAATCGATGTTAATGAAGTTGTAGTTTGAGTAAGTGAAACAATTGACGTTGTAGTTGTTTTTTCTATAAATGTTATTATTGTGTAGAATTTAATTAATTCCATTAAAGGATATTTATCAATTTGTTCCTCGGAAATTTTATATGGAATATCGCCTACTCCATCATGGTTTTGATCTGAACCTTTGTAATCATCCCAAAAGTTTCCTAAGCAGCCATGATATTTCTTTTTGTCATAAATATAATCTAAAGGTTCGGAATTCCAGATCGTATTTGCTTTTTCAATTGCTATATGTTGATCATTTGCTACAAAATTGTTTAAGTATATTGAGTTTCCTGGAGAATCGACTCTAATGCCTACTTGGCAACCTGTTATACTATTTAAGAAAATCTCAACATATGAACCACTTTCTAAATTAATACCATCTTTAAGGCATGATGAAATAATATTATGATCTATAGTTATATCATGATTATTATGCCTAAGATGTATCCCGTGCCAATCCATACCAATTATAAGGTTGTCTGAAATTGTACAATAATCTGAACGATCCATTCTTATTCCATGAAAAGTTTCTCTTAAAGTATTATTTTCTATTTTTATGCCATGACAGTTATCTAAAATTATTGCAATATTAATATTTGGACCTTTTATTATGTTTGATTTAATGTGAACATTGTTTGACATTATTTCCATTCCATAAGCAATAGAATCTTTATCATTGATTAATGTGAAACCTTGGAATACTATATTTTTACAAGCAATAATTTCAATAATATTCTCTTCACTAATTTCTTTAGTGTTACATATTATTGTATATTTTGGTCCATGCTCAGATTTTATAATTAAATCATTTTTCTCTTCAATGATAATATTCTCTCTATAGGTTCCATCTCTTACGATTATTGTTGTTCCAGGGATTGCATTATTTATAGCATCTTGTATTGTTGGAAAATTATCTGGAACATAAATTGTTTTGCTTGCTTGTACTTGTAGACAAATTGAAGCAAATGCCATTATTAATATACAAATAAGTATGCCTATAACAACTTTCAAATGTTTCAACAGATTTCACCCTAAAAAATTTTCATTCTTATATTTAAATTTTTTGTTTTTAGGAAGGGCCTTTATTCAGAAGATTGATGAAGTAGTTTCAAATCATAAAACCATTTTTAATTCTTATTCTTAAAAATTTCTATTGAAATAAGACTAACTTTTTATAAAATGAGATAATCTATTCTTTAAAATAGAGAAAAAGTAAAAATTAAAAGTTTATAAATAAGGATGATTCACATTTCTTCAGAACCTTTTATTATACTACCATAAATTACTTCTATTTTTTCTTCCTTAGCTCTTTCAAAAGCATCATCATTTATATTTACTGCTACTAAGTAAACTTTTTCAGCTTTTCTATTTAATACTTTCTCCACAACTGGTACTTTATCAATGAGTCTCTCAACATGATCAAGCTCAGCATGGGACTTTACTTCTATTATATAAAGCTTCTCATCTTCTATTAGAATATCTACATCTATTATTTCCCCTCTTCTTCCCGTATAACTTCCATCTTTATCCTTAAATTTGAATTTTGATACTTTTCCAGGTTCTATTCCTCTCTTTTCTAAAGCTTCTTTGAATATTTCCATAGTCGTCCTTTCAAGGTCTTCTCCCCATCTCTTTCCCACGCTTCCAATAGTTACTTCAACTCTTTTTTCAAGAGACTTTATGCTTTCATTTATCTTGTCAAATTTTATATCATGCTCCATTAATTTCTTTGTATGTATTGCTTGTTCTTCTCTTATTGCTTTTAATTCTGTTACAATCTCATTAAATTTCATATCATGTTCTATTAATTTTTTTGTATGAATTGCTTGTTCTTCTCTCAAAGCTCTTAATTCGGTTACAACTTCGTTAAATTTTGTATCATGCTCCATTAATTTCTTTGTATGAATTATTTGCTCTTCTCTTATTGCTTTCAACTCATTTATAATTTCATCAAATTTCATATCATGCTTTGAGATTCTTTCAAGTATTTCTTTAAAGCCAAGAATCCCAGCTACGGCCATTCTTAATTTTTTATCTTTCTCTAGCCTTTCTAAGAATTCCTCAATCACATAATTGCTACATTGGTTCTTCCTTATAAAGTTTCTTATAAAATTAGTTTCTTTAAAATAAACACCATATATATATTTTTGATTTCCTAATATAACTAAAAGGATAGTAACAATTTAAATTTTTTATAGAATTTAGAGATGAATTCATTAAGAAGTATTAAAATTGAAAAAATAATTTTTATTCTTTTATATTCAGTTATTTTTCATTATATTTTAGAAACTCTTTTCTTATTTTTTAATAATTCGATTTTTTTTACTTTTCTTAAAAGGACCTCTCATTTATTCTTATTCATTCAGTTTTAATTATTTTTAGACATGTTTTATTCTTTTTTACTGGATTCACCATTTCCTGAAATAATTAAACAATGTTCTTAAAAAGAAAAATTTCTAAATATTTTATTTAATAAAAGAATATCATAATAAACAAAATAGAATCGATTATTTCTTATATTATAAAAAAGTTTATGTAATTAAGTATTATCCAGAAATTCATAATGGAATTATAAAGAAAGACTAATTTTTTAATATTTAAATATCTCTTTTATTGATACATTTATTTAGATAGAAATAAATAATTAAAGGATATTTGTTATGAATTTAGAAAATATTCTTGAAAAAATTAAAGAAATAGAAAATAGGCTTAATAATTTAGAATGCAAGTTTGAAATATTAGAAAAATTTTTAGGAAAAAGCAATGTTAATATTAATGTTGAAATTCCAAAAGTTATTATTGAAAAGAAAGCTATAGATATAAGGATAAGTGAAGATGAGCTTTTAGGAAGAATAATTTTGCTTGTTAAAGAAGGGTTTTTCAATATTGATAGGACTGCAAGTGAAGTTGCAAAAGAGCTTATACGTAGATGTTGGCATCCAAAAGATATGCAGCATATAAGACCAACATTGGAACATTTAACATTTTTAGGAATATTAGAGAGGAAAAAAGAGAAAAAGCAAAAAGGAAAAGGATTAAAATGGGTATATAGAAGAAAAGAAAATTTAGAAATTTTAGAGAATGAAAAATCA
This genomic window from Nitrososphaerota archaeon contains:
- a CDS encoding NosD domain-containing protein; this translates as MKHLKVVIGILICILIMAFASICLQVQASKTIYVPDNFPTIQDAINNAIPGTTIIVRDGTYRENIIIEEKNDLIIKSEHGPKYTIICNTKEISEENIIEIIACKNIVFQGFTLINDKDSIAYGMEIMSNNVHIKSNIIKGPNINIAIILDNCHGIKIENNTLRETFHGIRMDRSDYCTISDNLIIGMDWHGIHLRHNNHDITIDHNIISSCLKDGINLESGSYVEIFLNSITGCQVGIRVDSPGNSIYLNNFVANDQHIAIEKANTIWNSEPLDYIYDKKKYHGCLGNFWDDYKGSDQNHDGVGDIPYKISEEQIDKYPLMELIKFYTIITFIEKTTTTSIVSLTQTTTSLTSITTLTTYTSPSYTTTTTSEIPISSIGMSILIIALIILIAIVLFLLLLKRIKKEKRSNNI
- a CDS encoding DUF3782 domain-containing protein codes for the protein MIEEFLERLEKDKKLRMAVAGILGFKEILERISKHDMKFDEIINELKAIREEQIIHTKKLMEHDTKFNEVVTELRALREEQAIHTKKLIEHDMKFNEIVTELKAIREEQAIHTKKLMEHDIKFDKINESIKSLEKRVEVTIGSVGKRWGEDLERTTMEIFKEALEKRGIEPGKVSKFKFKDKDGSYTGRRGEIIDVDILIEDEKLYIIEVKSHAELDHVERLIDKVPVVEKVLNRKAEKVYLVAVNINDDAFERAKEEKIEVIYGSIIKGSEEM